In Ovis aries strain OAR_USU_Benz2616 breed Rambouillet chromosome 14, ARS-UI_Ramb_v3.0, whole genome shotgun sequence, a single genomic region encodes these proteins:
- the SIGLEC10 gene encoding sialic acid-binding Ig-like lectin 10 isoform X4 produces the protein MFLPLFLAMLWGGSQALDSFKLQVQEFVMVQEGLCVVVPCSVFYPSRGWSPTTPAYGFWFRDKTPKPSLPVATNKPGQDVDTDTQGRFQLLGDPNQSCSLLIREAHLEDSALYFFRFERGDYVKYNFMEYKFYLEVTALTLKPEIYVPEVLQPGHQVTLFCAFNWIFDECPVPTLSWIGNTVSPHKASPRTSYFSELTFTPRPQDHNTELTCRVDFFGEGVSAENTVRLSVAYAPKDLVISVSHTDEPGTEGHLGVQEGGGSGVSPGGPSLAVSLSLSAALEPGGESPHLEVQKGQSLRLLCTADSLPLATLSWTLQDRVLSWSHPLGSTALELALPRVKAEDAGRYTCRAENRLGFLSRSLDLSVHYAPENLKVMVSKANRTALENLESGASLQVLEGQSLRLLCVAHSNPPARLSWARQGRTVSPSQPSDPGVLELPQIQTEQEGEFTCRAQNLLGSQNISLSLSVVSPPQLLGPSCSQEDEGLRCSCSSRARPAPSLRWRLGEGLLEGELSNASFEVDSSSAGPWANSSLSLREGLSSGLRLSCEALNGHGAQSGSVLLLPDEKGLASGAFSSGISLGIGVTTLLFLCFILIFGLFPQSEDSEEEMDPGRGPGPGPGPRRGSAVQVLTQEHDPGLHQRDP, from the exons ATGTTCCTGCCACTGTTCTTGGCCATGCTGTGGGGCG GGTCTCAGGCTCTGGACTCATTCAAGCTGCAGGTGCAGGAGTTTGTGATGGTGCAAGAAGGCCTGTGTGTGGTCGTGCCCTGCTCTGTCTTCTACCCCTCCAGAGGATGGAGTCCCACCACCCCAGCTTACGGCTTCTGGTTCAGAGACAAGACCCCCAAGCCTAGTCTGCCAGTGGCCACCAACAAGCCAGGTCAGGACGTGGACACAGACACCCAGGGCCGATTCCAGCTCCTTGGCGATCCCAATCAGAGCTGCTCCTTGCTCATCAGAGAGGCACACCTGGAGGACAGCGCACTGTACTTCTTCCGGTTCGAGAGAGGCGATTATGTGAAATATAATTTCATGGAATACAAGTTCTATCTGGAGGTGACAG CCCTGACACTGAAGCCGGAGATCTACGTCCCTGAGGTCTTGCAGCCCGGGCACCAGGTGACGCTCTTCTGTGCGTTTAACTGGATCTTTGACGAATGTCCAGTCCCTACTCTCTCTTGGATCGGGAACACCGTCTCCCCCCACAAGGCCAGCCCGAGAACTTCCTACTTCTCAGAGCTCACCTTCACACCCAGACCCCAGGACCACAACACTGAGCTCACCTGCAGAGTGGACTTCTTCGGAGAGGGTGTGAGCGCGGAGAACACCGTCCGACTTAGCGTGGCCT ATGCCCCCAAAGACCTGGTTATCAGCGTCTCCCACACGGATGAGCCAGGTACTGAGGGCCACTTGGGGGTGCAGGAGGGCGGGGGGAGTGGCGTTTCCCCCGGCGGTCCTTCTCttgctgtctctctttctctctctgcagctCTGGAGCCCGGGGGAGAGAGCCCACACCTGGAAGTCCAGAAAGGCCAGTCCCTGCGGCTGCTCTGTACCGCGGACAGTTTGCCGCTGGCCACACTGAGCTGGACCCTGCAGGACAGAGTCCTCTCTTGGTCCCACCCCTTGGGCTCCACAGCTCTGGAGCTGGCGCTGCCCAGGGTGAAAGCCGAGGATGCGGGTCGCTATACCTGCCGGGCTGAGAACAGGCTTGGCTTCCTGAGCCGCAGCCTGGACCTCTCAGTGCACT ATGCCCCAGAGAACCTGAAAGTGATGGTCTCGAAAGCAAACCGCACAG CCCTGGAAAACTTGGAGAGTGGCGCATCTCTTCAGGTCCTCGAGGGCCAAAGCCTGCGTCTCCTCTGTGTCGCTCACAGCAACCCCCCCGCCCGGTTGAGCTGGGCCCGACAGGGACGGACTGTGAGCCCCTCCCAGCCCTCAGATCCCGGGGTCCTGGAGCTGCCTCAGATACAAACAGAGCAGGAAGGGGAGTTCACCTGCCGGGCTCAGAACCTGCTAGGCTCCCAAAATATCTCCCTGAGTCTCTCCGTGGTCT CCCCCCCGCAACTGCTAGGCCCCTCCTGCTCCCAGGAGGACGAGGGTCTGCGCTGCAGCTGCTCCTCCCGAGCCCGGCCGGCCCCCTCCCTGCGCTGGCGGCTCGGGGAGGGCCTGCTGGAGGGGGAGCTCAGCAACGCCTCCTTTGAGGTCGACTCCAGCTCTGCGGGGCCCTGGGCCAACAGTTCGCTGAGCCTCCGCGAGGGGCTCAGCTCCGGCCTCAGACTCAGCTGCGAGGCCCTGAACGGCCACGGGGCCCAGAGCGGGTCTGTCCTGCTACTGCCAG ATGAGAAGGGACTCGCCTCCGGGGCCTTCTCCAGCGGAATCTCTCTAGGGATTGGCGTCAccactctcctcttcctctgcttcATCCTGATCTT TGGGCTGTTTCCTCAGAGTGAGGACTCTGAGGAAGAAATGGACCCAGGGAGAGgtcccggccccggccccggcccccggAGAGGCTCCGCGGTCCAGGTTCTCACGCAGGAGCACGATCCTGGATTACATCAACGTGATCCCTAA